Genomic segment of Candidatus Bathyarchaeota archaeon:
CATCACTCCAGGTACTGTGAATATGGAAGTCTCCTTTGATGTCGTCCATTGTGACTAAGTTGGGGAGCGTGTCCCTTACCGCTGCCTCAATCTCCCCTCGATTCTCCCGGAGCTCCGGAGGAATCCAATCCATCTCCAGAGCTCGGTAGATCCCTTTCTCGTTATCGCCCATAACGACCTCGTCGGTCTCCCTATAGAAGAGGCCGTACTCGTTGAGCTTGTACCCCGCCCTGACGGCTATGTTACGTAGCTTAATGTTGTGATCCTTGGAGCCCGTAAAGTACTGCAGGGCAGCCCCATAAGACCTCGGGTGGACCACCCGCAGATCGACTTGAAGTGAGTCCTCCATAAAGACGGTGCTCCTCGTGGAACCGTGAGATACGACCCGCGTAACAGGTGACATTGATATAAACCTCTCGGACACTGCATTAGGCATCAATGAGGAGACGAGGATGTCGAGGTCACCCACCGTCTCCCTCCTCCGCCTTGCTGAGCCGGCAACCTCCACAGCTAGGACAGCGTTCGATTCCAACAGGTACGCCTTAATCTCCTCAATTAGGGGGACCACCGCCCCTAACAGAAACCTGCCTTGATGGCTCCTAAGCACATCAATGGCCTCCAAGATGTTGGCCTCGGTCTTCTTCCCGAATCCCTTGATCACTTGGACTTTACCCCCCTTCGCTGCTTTCTCAAGGTCTTCGATGGAGAGTGTACCCAGCGCCTTCTGGAGGAGCACCGCCTTCTTGGGGCCAATCCCCTCAAGAGCCATCATCGCCCGAATCCCAGGGGGAATGCTCGCCTCGAGCTCATTCAGGACCGTGGAGTCCCCAGTATCAAGGAGTTCTGCTATAACAGCAGCGATGCCCTTTCCAACCCCCTGGATCGTCTGGAGTTCTCCCCGATCATAGATCTTCCTTATGTCTTCGGTAAGGCCGGAGATCCTCTGAGAGGCGGTATTGAAGGCTTTACTCCTGAACTTGTCGTCCTTGATGATGAGGACCTCCCCGATCTGGTAGAGGACCTTGGAGACCTGGGTGTTGGCGCTCATCTAGTTCAAGGGAGAGACGGGCTTAAACCACTTAAACTAATAGCAGAGAAATGAAAGGCAGTGCCGTTTCTGGTTCAAAGATAGCGGGATAATGTCAAAGGATTCGTTATTCCATCGCGCCTGAGTGTTATTCTTCCATAAAAAAAAATGCTGCATTTTCGATTACTATATTTCCTGAAATTGATTTGTTATAGTATCAGTATGAAAAAACCAAGTTAGCGCGCGCTGCGGACACATAGACAGATTCCTAGAAGTATAAGCGCCCCCCCGGAAAGAGCGAGAATCGAGGGGACCTCATCGAAAAAAATATAGGCTAGGATCGTGGCCCCCACCGGCTCCCCCAGAAGGCTGATGGATACCAGGGGGGCGGAGAGCCATTTCAGGGTCCAGTTGTAGACGGTATGACCGAAAATCATGGGAACGAGAGCAATCATGAGAAACAGGAGGAGCTCTTTTTGGGGATAAGGCCAGAGGCTAGTCCCGCCTGCTAGGCTCGCCAGGGCAAGAGTTACAGCAGAAAAGGCGTAGACAGGCGTCACATAGCTTACCAAGTTGAGGCTTTGGCGCAATCTCCTCCCAGCAAGAATGTAGAACCCCAGCATGAGTGCCCCAATCAACGCGAGAAAGTCACCTAGAAGGCTTACATCACTGACACCTGCGTCGCTAAAGGCAATAGTCGATGCGCCTAAAAACGCCAGGGTTATTCCTACCAGAGTCCCCCGCGCGATTCTCTCCTTGAGGTAAAAGTGAGATACTACCGCCACGAAGATAGGATCAACGTGGACAAAGAGCACCGAGCTCGCCACTGAGGTTAGGCTGAGGCTCGTGATCCAGGAGCCAAAGTGGATGGCCAGGACAACACCTACCGTAGCAAGAGACAGAAGATCCCTGAAGCTGGATGCTAACAGACGATTGAACCCCCCAGATCGGACGTAGAAGGGGAGTAGGATGAAGGTCGAGAAGACGAGGCGGTAGGTAGCAATAGCGAGGGGGGGGGCACCACTCATTCTTATGAGGATCGATGCCGTTGAGACAGATATGATGCTAGCCAGAAGAGCAACGTTAGGGGGGAAGCCAGGCTTATCCTCCACTGCGAATCATGGATGAGTGGGCGGCGAGGATATAAAACTGCAGCCTGAGAACCCGGAGGGTAGAAGAAGAGATTCTCAGGCCATGGTAAGCTTGAAAAGCTTTTCCACGTTCATCTCGAGGGCTGCTACGGGGATTTCAAGATCCCAAGCCTCGATAGATTCAGGCTTCACTTCACCAGCCCAGCATAAAGGCTCCCCATCTACCGTAGCGATGAACCGCCTTCCCTCTATGAAGCAGTCAAGACCACCCTCCTCGATCTCGGCCTCAACAGCAAGATTCTTGAGGATGCTGTTGAGGACTGCTTTGACCTCGGAGAAGTTGGCCCGGGCATGGCAAAGCGCCAAGGCTAGCCTCTTCTCGGACCTTGCTCCGGTCGCCGTGGAGGGGTCTAGAAGGACAGCGTCGTCGACCTCATAGATATTCTGGGGGTGGGAGTGATGCTTGTTAGAGGCGAGGACCTCCATGAGTCCGGGGAGAAGACTATTCCTGATGCAAGTGTATCCCTCCATCTTTGGGTTCGAGGTCTCCACGATGGGTTCTACGGGTAGGGTCATGCGATGGAAGAGCTTCTCGGGGCTGGTCATCATGAAGGTGACAACCTCTTGGAAGCCGAAGCCGACTAGGAAGTTCCTGATCCCTCTGCTGAAGACCTCCAGTCGTTCTTCCCCAGCCTCTGTAGCGATCTCGGGGATCTCGGGGACGAACTTGTCATATCCATAGGAGATGGCAACGTCCTCGACGAGGTCCATGGGATGCATAATATCAGTTCTGTAACAGGGGTACTCCACGGTGATGGTCTCCCCTGTCTGGGCATCGTGGCCCATTCCCGCGAGGAGAACGGTAACCTCCTCCGGGGTGTACTCCATACCTAGGGTGCCGTTCACGTAATCAATATTCAGAGCCATGGTCTTAGGCCTGAGATCCGGGGTTTTAAGCACAGTTCCGTCAGGATAATGGTTCTCGACGGTGTAGACCGTGGCTCCCCGGTCTGCGAAGGTGGTAACGATAATGTTGAGGACCTCTGTGATTGCCTTGAGATCGGTGCCAGTGACGTCGACGAAGATCTCCCGGGTCGTCTCACTGAGGCGGGTGGACTCCCCGTTGATGATAGGAGGCATGCTAAGGACCATCCCATTCTTGTCTAAGATCATGGGATACTCCTCAAAGCCATCCACTATCCATGCGTACTCCAGGCCCTTTTGCATCTCAGTGAGGATCTGGGTGAGGTCCTTCTCAAACCTCTCTCCTAGAGGCCTGAATTTGAAGCCAGGAGGTTTAGTGGTATACGTGATAGGGAACTCGACGGACTCCATATTGTGGAGGCCAATGGCGACCTTCCTGCGCCTGCGGCCGTGGGTGATGTGGAGCTTTTCCTGCATTTGGATGATGCTCCTTAGGAGAGAGTCGTTTAACTCCACGTCCTTCACCACTGCGGTGACGAACCAAGGTCGGATGCCCTCCACCTTATTTTCCACTGTGACACGGTATCCAGAGTCCGTTACAGCATATCGTTTAAGTCCTCTCTTGAGACCGGTGAATGTTGAGTAGGCCCGAGCGAGTCCCTCGAGGGAAAGGAGGTCCGGCCTGTTGGGAAATACCTCAAGGTTGAACCCTTCATCGGTCTCCCCATCCCACCCAGTTCCCATCATAGGGAGCCTATCCTTCAGCTCTACGGTAGTGACCTTCTTTCCTAGGAGCTCTTGGAGGTCTTTCATATTGACTGTTATTACAGGCATCTTTTTTTACTCCATCCAGAGCCTGGCATTACGAAGCAGCTCCAGGTCATTGCCGTAAAGTTTCCGAATGCTGTCGATACCGTAACTTTGCATTATGAGCCTATCAAATCCGGGGCCCCAAGCGAGGACGGGAACATCGACTCCGAGGAGGGGCTTCACTACCTCTGGGCGGAACATCCCTGCACCAAAGAGTTCCATCCATTGGCTGCGCTCCTCAATCCAGACCTCTGCTTCCATGCTCATCTCTGTGTAGGGGAAAAAGCCGGGCCTGAACCTAAACTTCTTCAGCCCAAGCCCCTCAAGGTAGGCCTTGAGGTAGCCCTGCATATTCCTGAATGTGACTCCTTCTCCAATGACTATACCGTCCGTCTGGTAGAACTCAGCGAGGTGGTTCCAGTCTATAGTCTCGTTTCTGAAGACCCTGCCAACGCTGAAGAATTTCCCGGGGAGATCGTCGGCGACGAGCTTCGCGATCTGGTTTACGCTGAGGCTTGTAGTGTGGGTTCGGAGACAGTTCCTGGTAGAGACCTCTGGGTCCCACTTATACATCCATCCCGTGGAGCCCGTGGTCCAGCCGTTCTCGTGAGTCCGCCTCACATTCTCTACTATATCACTGTTCGGGAGGCGCCCT
This window contains:
- a CDS encoding DMT family transporter; translation: MEDKPGFPPNVALLASIISVSTASILIRMSGAPPLAIATYRLVFSTFILLPFYVRSGGFNRLLASSFRDLLSLATVGVVLAIHFGSWITSLSLTSVASSVLFVHVDPIFVAVVSHFYLKERIARGTLVGITLAFLGASTIAFSDAGVSDVSLLGDFLALIGALMLGFYILAGRRLRQSLNLVSYVTPVYAFSAVTLALASLAGGTSLWPYPQKELLLFLMIALVPMIFGHTVYNWTLKWLSAPLVSISLLGEPVGATILAYIFFDEVPSILALSGGALILLGICLCVRSAR
- the polX gene encoding DNA polymerase/3'-5' exonuclease PolX, which gives rise to MSANTQVSKVLYQIGEVLIIKDDKFRSKAFNTASQRISGLTEDIRKIYDRGELQTIQGVGKGIAAVIAELLDTGDSTVLNELEASIPPGIRAMMALEGIGPKKAVLLQKALGTLSIEDLEKAAKGGKVQVIKGFGKKTEANILEAIDVLRSHQGRFLLGAVVPLIEEIKAYLLESNAVLAVEVAGSARRRRETVGDLDILVSSLMPNAVSERFISMSPVTRVVSHGSTRSTVFMEDSLQVDLRVVHPRSYGAALQYFTGSKDHNIKLRNIAVRAGYKLNEYGLFYRETDEVVMGDNEKGIYRALEMDWIPPELRENRGEIEAAVRDTLPNLVTMDDIKGDFHIHSTWSDGAANIEAMAEKALSLGLEFMAICDHTKSLSIANGLNEDQLREQMKQIDRINEDLDGFTILKGTECDILPDGRMDLPNSLLRDLDFVVGSVHSAFRQDADTMTKRILKAIHNENVDCIGHPTGRLIQKRRSYDVNLGRVFEAAAEQGVMMEVNSYPERLDLNDVNCKAAKEQGVKMVIGTDSHSPSQMEFMSFGVSVARRGWLEKENVANSYSLEELEPLLSGN
- the pheT gene encoding phenylalanine--tRNA ligase subunit beta, whose protein sequence is MPVITVNMKDLQELLGKKVTTVELKDRLPMMGTGWDGETDEGFNLEVFPNRPDLLSLEGLARAYSTFTGLKRGLKRYAVTDSGYRVTVENKVEGIRPWFVTAVVKDVELNDSLLRSIIQMQEKLHITHGRRRRKVAIGLHNMESVEFPITYTTKPPGFKFRPLGERFEKDLTQILTEMQKGLEYAWIVDGFEEYPMILDKNGMVLSMPPIINGESTRLSETTREIFVDVTGTDLKAITEVLNIIVTTFADRGATVYTVENHYPDGTVLKTPDLRPKTMALNIDYVNGTLGMEYTPEEVTVLLAGMGHDAQTGETITVEYPCYRTDIMHPMDLVEDVAISYGYDKFVPEIPEIATEAGEERLEVFSRGIRNFLVGFGFQEVVTFMMTSPEKLFHRMTLPVEPIVETSNPKMEGYTCIRNSLLPGLMEVLASNKHHSHPQNIYEVDDAVLLDPSTATGARSEKRLALALCHARANFSEVKAVLNSILKNLAVEAEIEEGGLDCFIEGRRFIATVDGEPLCWAGEVKPESIEAWDLEIPVAALEMNVEKLFKLTMA